In Pangasianodon hypophthalmus isolate fPanHyp1 chromosome 3, fPanHyp1.pri, whole genome shotgun sequence, a single genomic region encodes these proteins:
- the pprc1 gene encoding peroxisome proliferator-activated receptor gamma coactivator-related protein 1 isoform X1: protein MAARWGTGEEMLTACKLEYFASTTLDESEILQEGLCSLQHNGLDTGDALEALHGCLDPSILSIFEDSTNGEVKSGVDEESEATLLTALTEILDNVDDENLSPFDTLPDMELLQGQKCHELSPRHDGGEDGAASFSELIQDLDISSELDWCLPISLEQDGETVSVTLSDLVKHMHPYAMTLCVEGEEQLLPEGGIILEVMDKGEHGEPILAIPDLSFPLSLDSLEDEQSVPESSPEKVTCKHEDTPSEMALSKVSPVRDSEVESVKIKQPKKESPEKRHSKKKKKRKTEEPKPVEGRVLRSTSSNEAVEEPSKEGEEQKQKKKVTFAPVLTVDENKCQVKSSTVKTTEVQVPKEIPSSTISTTANPPLSQVCTDGMKSRHLQVPEEKATPDELSSDKSRETAVPSEQEPGISQPSEPKQKSLSLQQYRLLRQQKKPSPLEKVGDNSTKWPTLPEAPKELPPIPCLPDPNPKDPRRAASTPVKKEFVPEIMPAWQPRGPGAPPTPQALLVPPASMLAASKKPVSCKSVSPAPMKPAENLAVSTISSTKPYPQKPPVPTDMPENTIPNKVSQAAKQASADITLSLPMATTVREAKNLHVAEQAICLQNTPSASYQFSVPSKDQDSSHTQVVPEITTVTTKNETSNAASNNLNAASVAEQKVKDTVPKPAKPTQSVSATKPPVSSQRHVAPIALQPFSSAPIQARIMKLAEQMRMASAAVPKAKSPTAELIESFTSEIGIEASDLTSLLERFEETQTKEEQNVPEVCGRAAAVGNSSVEQHAENTALKKACSPDLGSTAGLTPPATPPHQMWKPLAPVALLGKPNKSEIPKSTPTKAIQIEPLPLPASKLQCKPQTSVTLGQIQPFSLDHDYCLLSSQEPSKNELGNLWSAKQQPSVIIKSAELPSANSKASRETGSKLPSNTTTKESFQEKVNSQPLVCESQSEREALTTTGIVTPDASPDRLDSESFQGYSECSPSLCHQKRGRTQRKYRTRLPSRSRSTSSSSGSSGSRSPPRKRYRSRSTSRSPSRYHTRSCSSSPRQRRYSYSSSSSDSWSRSRSRSRSHSRSPSRRSHHWNTRSSMQRSNYCYDVKHHNEEIRKCKEKAIEERRVVYIGRIHGSMTRKELRERFSYFGEIEECTVHFREHGDNYGFVTYYNTKDAFNAIENGSKLRQPNELPFDLCFGGRRQFCRTSYADLDSNRDFDPAPAKGRVNALDFDTLLKQAQRNLKR from the exons ATGGCGGCTCGCTGGGGAACCGGTGAGGAGATGTTAACAGCCTGTAAACTTGAGTATTTTGCATCAACGACTCTTGACGAG TCGGAAATACTACAGGAAGGTCTGTGCAGTCTGCAGCACAATGGTCTGGACACTGGAGATGCACTTGAAGCCCTGCATGGCTGTTTAGATCCATCCATTCTGTCAATCTTCGAAGACTCTACAAATGGAGAG GTTAAAAGTGGTGTTGATGAAGAAAGTGAGGCAACACTGCTCACAGCTCTCACTGAAATACTTGACAATGTAGATGATGAAAACTTGTCTCCTTTTGACACTCTACCTGACATGGAGCTCTTGCAAGGGCAGAAATGCCATGAGCTCTCACCT AGACATGATGGTGGTGAAGATGGTGCTGCTAGCTTTTCTGAACTTATACAGGACTTGGATATATCATCTGAATTGGACTGGTGCCTTCCCATATCCCTGGAGCAAGATggggagactgtgtctgttacTCTCAGTGATTTGGTCAAGCACATGCATCCGTATGCCATGACTTTGTGTGTAGAAGGGGAGGAGCAGCTCCTGCCTGAAGGAGGAATCATTTTGGAGGTGATGGATaaaggagaacatggagaacccATTCTTGCTATCCCAGACCTAAGCTTTCCCCTATCTCTGGATAGTTTAGAAGACGAACAGAGTGTTCCAGAAAGCAGCCCAGAAAAGGTTACGTGTAAACATGAAGACACTCCATCAGAGATGGCCCTCTCTAAGGTTTCACCGGTCAGGGACAGTGAAGTGGAGAGTGTGAAAATTAAACAGCCAAAGAAAGAGTCACCTGAAAAAAGGcactcaaaaaagaaaaagaaacggAAAACTGAAGAACCCAAACCAGTTGAAGGAAGAGTGTTAAGGAGCACGTCCTCTAATGAGGCGGTTGAGGAACCCAGTAAGGAAGGGGAAgaacaaaagcagaagaaaaaggTTACATTTGCACCTGTGCTTACTGTAGATGAGAATAAGTGTCAAGTTAAATCTTCAACGGTGAAGACAACTGAGGTACAGGTGCCTAAGGAAATTCCTTCCTCCACCATATCCACCACAGCAAATCCGCCATTAAGTCAAGTCTGTACAGATGGGATGAAATCAAGACACTTGCAGGTCCCTGAGGAAAAAGCCACACCTGATGAATTATCTAGTGATAAATCTAGAGAAACTGCTGTGCCTTCAGAGCAGGAGCCTGGCATCAGCCAGCCAAGTGAACCCAAGCAAAAATCACTCAGTTTACAACAGTACCGTCTTCTTCGCCAGCAGAAGAAACCATCTCCTCTGGAGAAGGTGGGTGATAACAGCACTAAATGGCCTACTTTACCGGAAGCACCCAAGGAACTTCCTCCAATCCCCTGCCTGCCTGACCCCAACCCTAAAGACCCACGTCGTGCAGCCTCCACTCCTGTGAAAAAGGAGTTTGTCCCTGAAATCATGCCCGCCTGGCAGCCAAGAGGCCCTGGAGCACCCCCAACTCCTCAGGCTTTGCTGGTTCCCCCAGCATCAATGTTAGCTGCCTCTAAAAAACCTGTGTCCTGTAAGTCAGTTTCTCCAGCTCCCATGAAACCTGCAGAAAATTTAGCCGTGTCCACAATCTCCTCCACAAAGCCTTATCCCCAGAAACCACCCGTTCCAACTGATATGCCAGAGAACACTATTCCCAACAAGGTATCTCAGGCTGCTAAGCAGGCATCAGCTGACATTACTCTATCACTACCAATGGCCACTACAGTTAGAGAAGCTAAGAATCTCCATGTAGCTGAGCAGGCAATATGTTTACAAAATACCCCCTCTGCTTCTTATCAATTTTCAGTCCCCTCCAAGGATCAAGACAGCTCCCATACTCAGGTTGTGCCTGAAATCACCACAGTCACTACAAAAAATGAAACCTCTAATGCTGCTTCTAATAATCTTAATGCTGCAAGCGTAGCTGAGCAAAAGGTGAAAGATACTGTGCCTAAACCAGCAAAgcccactcagtcagtcagtgctACCAAGCCTCCTGTCAGCTCCCAACGTCATGTTGCACCCATAGCTCTTCAGCCTTTCTCATCCGCTCCAATTCAGGCCAGAATTATGAAGCTGGCAGAGCAGATGAGAATGGCTTCTGCTGCAGTACCTAAAGCAAAGAGCCCTACTGCAGAGCTTATAGAGTCCTTCACCAGTGAAATTG gtATTGAGGCTTCTGacctcaccagccttttggagCGGTTTGAAGAGACTCAGA CCAAAGAGGAGCAGAATGTGCCAGAGGTCTGTGGTAGAGCAGCTGCTGTAGGAAACTCCAG TGTGGAGCAGCATGCGGAAAACACTGCGCTCAAAAAAGCTTGCAGTCCTGATCTGGGCAGCACAGCAG GCCTTACTCCACCAGCCACACCTCCTCACCAAATGTGGAAGCCCTTAGCACCAGTTGCATTATTAGGAAAACCAAACAAGTCAGAAATACCCAAATCAACACCAACTAAGGCTATTCAAATAGAACCACTTCCTTTACCTGCAAGCAAGCTCCAATGCAAGCCCCAGACCTCTGTTACTCTTGGACAGATCCAGCCTTTTTCTCTAGACCACGATTACTGTCTCCTTTCCTCCCAGGAACCCTCCAAGAATGAGCTGGGCAATCTCTGGTCTGCCAAGCAGCAACCGAGCGTCATCATAAAGTCTGCAGAGTTGCCCTCTGCAAACAGCAAGGCATCTAGAGAGACTGGATCTAAACTCCCTTCAAACACCACCACTAAAGAAAGCTTTCAGGAAAAGGTCAACTCTCAGCCGCTTGTATGTGAGAGTCAGTCTGAGAGGGAGGCCTTGACCACCACAGGCATTGTGACTCCAGATGCTTCTCCAGATAGGCTGGATTCTGAGAGTTTTCAGGGATATTCTGAATGTTCCCCCAGCCTGTGCCACCAGAAGAGGGGCCGCACACAGAGAAAATACAGGACACGTTTACCCAGCAGGTCTAGATCCACATCAAGCAGTTCTGGATCATCTGGATCACGCTCGCCACCCAGGAAAAG ATATAGGTCTCGCAGCACTTCCAGATCTCCTTCAAGATATCACACCCGTTCCTGCTCCTCATCTCCTCGCCAGCGCAGATACTCCTATTCCAGCTCCAGCTCTGATTCTTGGAGCCGCAGCCGATCTCGGTCCCGATCACATTCTCGGTCTCCCTCTCGCAGGTCTCACCACTGGAACACTCGCAG CTCTATGCAGAGATCTAACTACTGCTATGATGTAAAACATCATAATGAGGAAATTAGAAAATGCAAGGAGAAGGCTATT GAGGAGCGTAGAGTAGTTTATATTGGTCGCATTCATGGAAGCATGACCCGTAAAGAGCTGAGGGAGCGCTTCTCATACTTTGGGGAGATTGAGGAATGCACTGTACACTTTAGAGAGCATGG AGACAACTATGGCTTTGTCACATACTACAACACAAAGGATGCATTTAATGCTATTGAGAATGGAAGCAAGCTACGGCAGCCGAATGAACTTCCATTCGACCTGTGCTTTGGAGGCAGGAGACAGTTTTGTAGGACTAGTTATGCTGATCTGG ATTCAAATCGTGACTTTGATCCAGCCCCTGCGAAAGGCAGGGTTAATGCACTAGACTTCGACACTTTACTTAAGCAAGCTCAGAGAAACTTGAAAAGGTAA
- the pprc1 gene encoding peroxisome proliferator-activated receptor gamma coactivator-related protein 1 isoform X2, protein MELLQGQKCHELSPRHDGGEDGAASFSELIQDLDISSELDWCLPISLEQDGETVSVTLSDLVKHMHPYAMTLCVEGEEQLLPEGGIILEVMDKGEHGEPILAIPDLSFPLSLDSLEDEQSVPESSPEKVTCKHEDTPSEMALSKVSPVRDSEVESVKIKQPKKESPEKRHSKKKKKRKTEEPKPVEGRVLRSTSSNEAVEEPSKEGEEQKQKKKVTFAPVLTVDENKCQVKSSTVKTTEVQVPKEIPSSTISTTANPPLSQVCTDGMKSRHLQVPEEKATPDELSSDKSRETAVPSEQEPGISQPSEPKQKSLSLQQYRLLRQQKKPSPLEKVGDNSTKWPTLPEAPKELPPIPCLPDPNPKDPRRAASTPVKKEFVPEIMPAWQPRGPGAPPTPQALLVPPASMLAASKKPVSCKSVSPAPMKPAENLAVSTISSTKPYPQKPPVPTDMPENTIPNKVSQAAKQASADITLSLPMATTVREAKNLHVAEQAICLQNTPSASYQFSVPSKDQDSSHTQVVPEITTVTTKNETSNAASNNLNAASVAEQKVKDTVPKPAKPTQSVSATKPPVSSQRHVAPIALQPFSSAPIQARIMKLAEQMRMASAAVPKAKSPTAELIESFTSEIGIEASDLTSLLERFEETQTKEEQNVPEVCGRAAAVGNSSVEQHAENTALKKACSPDLGSTAGLTPPATPPHQMWKPLAPVALLGKPNKSEIPKSTPTKAIQIEPLPLPASKLQCKPQTSVTLGQIQPFSLDHDYCLLSSQEPSKNELGNLWSAKQQPSVIIKSAELPSANSKASRETGSKLPSNTTTKESFQEKVNSQPLVCESQSEREALTTTGIVTPDASPDRLDSESFQGYSECSPSLCHQKRGRTQRKYRTRLPSRSRSTSSSSGSSGSRSPPRKRYRSRSTSRSPSRYHTRSCSSSPRQRRYSYSSSSSDSWSRSRSRSRSHSRSPSRRSHHWNTRSSMQRSNYCYDVKHHNEEIRKCKEKAIEERRVVYIGRIHGSMTRKELRERFSYFGEIEECTVHFREHGDNYGFVTYYNTKDAFNAIENGSKLRQPNELPFDLCFGGRRQFCRTSYADLDSNRDFDPAPAKGRVNALDFDTLLKQAQRNLKR, encoded by the exons ATGGAGCTCTTGCAAGGGCAGAAATGCCATGAGCTCTCACCT AGACATGATGGTGGTGAAGATGGTGCTGCTAGCTTTTCTGAACTTATACAGGACTTGGATATATCATCTGAATTGGACTGGTGCCTTCCCATATCCCTGGAGCAAGATggggagactgtgtctgttacTCTCAGTGATTTGGTCAAGCACATGCATCCGTATGCCATGACTTTGTGTGTAGAAGGGGAGGAGCAGCTCCTGCCTGAAGGAGGAATCATTTTGGAGGTGATGGATaaaggagaacatggagaacccATTCTTGCTATCCCAGACCTAAGCTTTCCCCTATCTCTGGATAGTTTAGAAGACGAACAGAGTGTTCCAGAAAGCAGCCCAGAAAAGGTTACGTGTAAACATGAAGACACTCCATCAGAGATGGCCCTCTCTAAGGTTTCACCGGTCAGGGACAGTGAAGTGGAGAGTGTGAAAATTAAACAGCCAAAGAAAGAGTCACCTGAAAAAAGGcactcaaaaaagaaaaagaaacggAAAACTGAAGAACCCAAACCAGTTGAAGGAAGAGTGTTAAGGAGCACGTCCTCTAATGAGGCGGTTGAGGAACCCAGTAAGGAAGGGGAAgaacaaaagcagaagaaaaaggTTACATTTGCACCTGTGCTTACTGTAGATGAGAATAAGTGTCAAGTTAAATCTTCAACGGTGAAGACAACTGAGGTACAGGTGCCTAAGGAAATTCCTTCCTCCACCATATCCACCACAGCAAATCCGCCATTAAGTCAAGTCTGTACAGATGGGATGAAATCAAGACACTTGCAGGTCCCTGAGGAAAAAGCCACACCTGATGAATTATCTAGTGATAAATCTAGAGAAACTGCTGTGCCTTCAGAGCAGGAGCCTGGCATCAGCCAGCCAAGTGAACCCAAGCAAAAATCACTCAGTTTACAACAGTACCGTCTTCTTCGCCAGCAGAAGAAACCATCTCCTCTGGAGAAGGTGGGTGATAACAGCACTAAATGGCCTACTTTACCGGAAGCACCCAAGGAACTTCCTCCAATCCCCTGCCTGCCTGACCCCAACCCTAAAGACCCACGTCGTGCAGCCTCCACTCCTGTGAAAAAGGAGTTTGTCCCTGAAATCATGCCCGCCTGGCAGCCAAGAGGCCCTGGAGCACCCCCAACTCCTCAGGCTTTGCTGGTTCCCCCAGCATCAATGTTAGCTGCCTCTAAAAAACCTGTGTCCTGTAAGTCAGTTTCTCCAGCTCCCATGAAACCTGCAGAAAATTTAGCCGTGTCCACAATCTCCTCCACAAAGCCTTATCCCCAGAAACCACCCGTTCCAACTGATATGCCAGAGAACACTATTCCCAACAAGGTATCTCAGGCTGCTAAGCAGGCATCAGCTGACATTACTCTATCACTACCAATGGCCACTACAGTTAGAGAAGCTAAGAATCTCCATGTAGCTGAGCAGGCAATATGTTTACAAAATACCCCCTCTGCTTCTTATCAATTTTCAGTCCCCTCCAAGGATCAAGACAGCTCCCATACTCAGGTTGTGCCTGAAATCACCACAGTCACTACAAAAAATGAAACCTCTAATGCTGCTTCTAATAATCTTAATGCTGCAAGCGTAGCTGAGCAAAAGGTGAAAGATACTGTGCCTAAACCAGCAAAgcccactcagtcagtcagtgctACCAAGCCTCCTGTCAGCTCCCAACGTCATGTTGCACCCATAGCTCTTCAGCCTTTCTCATCCGCTCCAATTCAGGCCAGAATTATGAAGCTGGCAGAGCAGATGAGAATGGCTTCTGCTGCAGTACCTAAAGCAAAGAGCCCTACTGCAGAGCTTATAGAGTCCTTCACCAGTGAAATTG gtATTGAGGCTTCTGacctcaccagccttttggagCGGTTTGAAGAGACTCAGA CCAAAGAGGAGCAGAATGTGCCAGAGGTCTGTGGTAGAGCAGCTGCTGTAGGAAACTCCAG TGTGGAGCAGCATGCGGAAAACACTGCGCTCAAAAAAGCTTGCAGTCCTGATCTGGGCAGCACAGCAG GCCTTACTCCACCAGCCACACCTCCTCACCAAATGTGGAAGCCCTTAGCACCAGTTGCATTATTAGGAAAACCAAACAAGTCAGAAATACCCAAATCAACACCAACTAAGGCTATTCAAATAGAACCACTTCCTTTACCTGCAAGCAAGCTCCAATGCAAGCCCCAGACCTCTGTTACTCTTGGACAGATCCAGCCTTTTTCTCTAGACCACGATTACTGTCTCCTTTCCTCCCAGGAACCCTCCAAGAATGAGCTGGGCAATCTCTGGTCTGCCAAGCAGCAACCGAGCGTCATCATAAAGTCTGCAGAGTTGCCCTCTGCAAACAGCAAGGCATCTAGAGAGACTGGATCTAAACTCCCTTCAAACACCACCACTAAAGAAAGCTTTCAGGAAAAGGTCAACTCTCAGCCGCTTGTATGTGAGAGTCAGTCTGAGAGGGAGGCCTTGACCACCACAGGCATTGTGACTCCAGATGCTTCTCCAGATAGGCTGGATTCTGAGAGTTTTCAGGGATATTCTGAATGTTCCCCCAGCCTGTGCCACCAGAAGAGGGGCCGCACACAGAGAAAATACAGGACACGTTTACCCAGCAGGTCTAGATCCACATCAAGCAGTTCTGGATCATCTGGATCACGCTCGCCACCCAGGAAAAG ATATAGGTCTCGCAGCACTTCCAGATCTCCTTCAAGATATCACACCCGTTCCTGCTCCTCATCTCCTCGCCAGCGCAGATACTCCTATTCCAGCTCCAGCTCTGATTCTTGGAGCCGCAGCCGATCTCGGTCCCGATCACATTCTCGGTCTCCCTCTCGCAGGTCTCACCACTGGAACACTCGCAG CTCTATGCAGAGATCTAACTACTGCTATGATGTAAAACATCATAATGAGGAAATTAGAAAATGCAAGGAGAAGGCTATT GAGGAGCGTAGAGTAGTTTATATTGGTCGCATTCATGGAAGCATGACCCGTAAAGAGCTGAGGGAGCGCTTCTCATACTTTGGGGAGATTGAGGAATGCACTGTACACTTTAGAGAGCATGG AGACAACTATGGCTTTGTCACATACTACAACACAAAGGATGCATTTAATGCTATTGAGAATGGAAGCAAGCTACGGCAGCCGAATGAACTTCCATTCGACCTGTGCTTTGGAGGCAGGAGACAGTTTTGTAGGACTAGTTATGCTGATCTGG ATTCAAATCGTGACTTTGATCCAGCCCCTGCGAAAGGCAGGGTTAATGCACTAGACTTCGACACTTTACTTAAGCAAGCTCAGAGAAACTTGAAAAGGTAA